A genomic region of Papaver somniferum cultivar HN1 chromosome 7, ASM357369v1, whole genome shotgun sequence contains the following coding sequences:
- the LOC113295585 gene encoding uncharacterized protein LOC113295585: MNLTSVTNPNLVKPISFADTVKGRKTLNPTTIDLSTLPNPTLKEGEPALEIPTDLFQEGCKRFQHSLIARLDFTGLKFSEVKQTLMEQWKFSSIQRSFIPMSKGFFIVRLTTAADKEMIRGSKWMVNQQQLRMIDWYPGFNPEKQRTSHAATWVRFLGLHMELWTERSLLTIGKALGTPIVVDQRTLGLEYGHFAAVLVDIDFSKHIPECIHLSAGGRKFWQYIDIQHYPKFCSICNIIGHEDDECKRKLAKSHPSMESEKQLVRTEKPAKQVWKEVKHRNSGKENIESNYNDVETTIVVLNDEENVLETIKQLEDTFIFS; this comes from the coding sequence ATGAATTTAACTTCGGTTACTAATCCAAATCTTGTCAAACCTATTTCTTTTGCTGATACGGTGAAGGGAAGGAAAACCCTAAACCCTACCACCATTGATTTATCAACGTTACCAAACCCTACTCTCAAAGAGGGAGAGCCGGCTCTGGAAATACCTACAGATCTGTTTCAAGAGGGATGCAAGCGCTTTCAACACAGTCTCATTGCGAGACTTGATTTTACAGGCCTGAAGTTCAGTGAGGTTAAACAAACCCTAATGGAGCAATGGAAGTTTTCTTCCATTCAACGCAGTTTTATTCCGATGAGTAAAGGTTTTTTCATTGTTAGGTTAACAACTGCAGCAGACAAAGAGATGATCCGTGGATCAAAATGGATGGTAAACCAACAGCAGTTACGGATGATTGACTGGTATCCGGGTTTCAATCCAGAGAAACAACGAACGTCCCATGCTGCTACATGGGTAAGATTTCTGGGTCTTCACATGGAGCTGTGGACTGAGAGATCTCTGTTGACGATAGGGAAAGCTCTCGGAACACCTATTGTGGTAGATCAAAGAACTCTTGGTCTTGAGTATGGCCATTTTGCTGCTGTGCTTGTCGATATAGATTTCTCTAAACATATTCCAGAATGTATTCATCTATCAGCTGGAGGGAGGAAGTTCTGGCAGTACATTGATATACAACATTATCCAAAATTTTGTTCCATATGTAACATTATTGGGCATGAGGATGATGAGTGCAAAAGGAAGCTTGCGAAGTCGCATCCTTCCATGGAATCTGAGAAACAACTGGTACGTACAGAGAAACCTGCAAAACAAGTCTGGAAAGAAGTGAAACATAGAAATTCAGGTAAAGAAAATATTGAATCAAATTATAATGATGTTGAAACAACTATTGTTGTGCTGAATGATGAGGAGAATGTTTTGGAGACAATCAAACAACTGGAAgataccttcatattttcttga